One Silene latifolia isolate original U9 population chromosome 4, ASM4854445v1, whole genome shotgun sequence DNA segment encodes these proteins:
- the LOC141652011 gene encoding thioredoxin-like 1-2, chloroplastic — protein sequence MMGCCSMELAASISMYNETFLKHKNKEFQDLSCQFMGQSLIVPKQEKLPMNNSISFANLSVKAQASICVSKAMRWWDKTLKPNMVEIHSASEFVDALKTAADRLVIVDFYSPACGGCKSLHPKICQLAESNPDAIFLKVNYEELKPMCHALHIHVLPFFRFYRGADGRVCSFSCTISTIKKFKDALAKHGTERCSLGPAKGLDESELLKLASIGELSINSPTPSLIKEGSMEELVLGSIGISNPLNLAGNNAMLLA from the exons ATGATGGGTTGTTGTTCAATGGAACTTGCTGCATCTATTTCTATGTATAATGAAACATTTCTTAAGCACAAAAATAAGGAGTTCCAAGATTTAAGCTGCCAATTTATGGGACAATCACTCATTGTCCCAAAACAGGAGAAATTACCAATGAATAATAGCATTTCCTTTGCCAATTTATCTGTTAAG GCACAAGCATCAATTTGTGTAAGCAAAGCAATGAGATGGTGGGATAAGACATTGAAGCCAAACATGGTTGAAATTCATTCAGCTTCAGAATTTGTTGATGCACTTAAAACTGCTGCTGACAGACTTGTTATTGTTGATTTTTACTCTCCTGCTTGTGGTGGTTGCAAATCCCTTCACCCTAAG ATATGTCAGTTGGCAGAATCGAACCCAGATGCAATATTTCTCAAAGTTAATTACGAAGAGCTAAAACCAATGTGTCATGCCCTGCATATTCATGTACTACCATTCTTTAGGTTCTATCGAGGGGCCGATGGCCGGGTTTGTAGCTTCAGCTGCACCATTTCTACT ATTAAGAAATTTAAAGATGCATTGGCAAAACATGGTACAGAAAGATGTAGCCTTGGACCAGCAAAGGGATTAGATGAATCTGAACTGCTTAAACTCGCATCAATTGGTGAATTATCGATCAATTCGCCTACACCGTCTCTGATTAAAGAAGGATCAATGGAGGAACTTGTTTTGGGCAGCATTGGCATCTCTAATCCATTGAACCTGGCTGGAAATAATGCAATGTTGTTAGCTTAA
- the LOC141652714 gene encoding photosynthetic NDH subunit of subcomplex B 4, chloroplastic: MVEAIMSCFSLSKPCLHNSPLNLSHFDVTNNAAPKLLRQCSTSKFGYGLRHCVEKIERGSNVKVNALPDWPLMAVLVEHIPGQRDLITHKSIWHLSDNAIKNVYTFYIMFTVWGCCFFGAAKDPFYDSEEYRKDGGDGTGHWVYEKQEDIEESARAALWREELIEEIEQKVGGLRELEDAIRK, translated from the exons ATGGTTGAAGCAATTATGAGTTGTTTCTCCCTATCTAAACCATGCTTGCACAATTCTCCTCTTAATCTGTCACACTTCGACGTCACTAACAATGCCGCACCCAAATTG CTTAGGCAGTGTTCGACATCCAAATTCGGCTATGGGTTACGCCATTGT GTTGAGAAGATTGAAAGAGGGAGTAATGTTAAAGTAAATGCATTGCCGGATTGGCCTCTAATGGCGGTCCTAGTGGAGCATATTCCGGGACAACGAGACCTTATAACTCACAAATCGATCTGGCACCTTAGCGATAATGCCATCAAAAATGTTT ACACATTCTACATCATGTTTACTGTTTGGGGATGTTGTTTCTTCGGTGCTGCTAAA GATCCATTTTATGACTCAGAAGAATACAGAAAAGATGGAGGAGATGGAACTGGTCATTGGGTTTATGAAAAG cAAGAAGATATAGAAGAGTCAGCCAGAGCAGCATTGTGGCGCGAGGAGCTGATTGAAGAAATTGAGCAAAAGGTTGGAGGCTTGAGAGAACTCGAGGATGCTATTCGTAAATAA